The segment CTGAGAGCCAGCCGCCGCCAGGCGGGGGCGCGCCCTCATCACCTGTCCCCACGTCGGCACCCACGCCCGCACCCTCCCCTCCTTCTCCGTTCCCTCCCACGGGCCACCCAATCACCCCCCCACCCCCCACAGCTGCGCCGACGCCCTCTCCCCTTGAGCCCAAGCCCCGCCTGCTGGCACACGAGGAGGCGGCCAACGTTCCCTATTACGCGGTGTGGTTGGAGCGTATCCGCGTTCGACCGGCACCCTCACGCGCCAAGGAGATCCTTCCCTCTTTAAAGGAAATATTTGTTGCAGAGGGTGTTCCGTCGGAATTGGTCTGGCTCGCCGAGGTGGAATCATCCCTGAATCCCGAGGCCCTCAGTCCGGCAGGAGCGCGGGGTCTTTTCCAGCTAATGCCCGCCACCGCGCGTCACTACGGACTGAGCACGTTTCCCCTCGATGAACGGTCCCACCCGGAGAAAAGCGCCCGAGCGGCGGCAAAGATGCTCAAAAGCATGAAGTCTCGCTTTGGAAACTGGCCGCTCGCACTTGCCGCCTACAACGCGGGTCCAGGCCGCGTGTCACGGGCTCTCAAGGCGAATGGTGGCGCGAAGGCCACTTTTGCTGACATCGCACCCAGTCTTTCGGTTGAGACTCGGATGTACGTGCCAAAGGTGCTGGCAACAGTAGCTGTGCGGGAACCAACTGTCCTGGCTCAATTGAAATAACTCTGAAAGTCGCTGGCGTGACG is part of the Opitutaceae bacterium genome and harbors:
- a CDS encoding lytic transglycosylase domain-containing protein is translated as MRLGVILLLLLYPLTLRSQEVAPTPLPEEELDYDPASEVPAREPLDEDSPIINDPLFDAAQQLWQAYVPDTLKEEYEFPSREEWDAFFLRLQDALETDSFAKAAQLAPDVKESLSVLRKDPAFANYSDWLDEKLDLLDAAVIAANLPGPESQPPPGGGAPSSPVPTSAPTPAPSPPSPFPPTGHPITPPPPTAAPTPSPLEPKPRLLAHEEAANVPYYAVWLERIRVRPAPSRAKEILPSLKEIFVAEGVPSELVWLAEVESSLNPEALSPAGARGLFQLMPATARHYGLSTFPLDERSHPEKSARAAAKMLKSMKSRFGNWPLALAAYNAGPGRVSRALKANGGAKATFADIAPSLSVETRMYVPKVLATVAVREPTVLAQLK